The genomic segment ATTTGATAAGCTCTATAAAGCCCTCTTGCACTAAAATATCTATCACATCTTTAAACATGGGCAAGGCACTTTGTGCTGCATAGTAGCTATAAGGTTTTGTTGGATTTCTTACTAAAACGCCTATGGTGTAAGAGTTTTTGCCATCATTAACAAAGCCAAAAAATGAAGCATTATGGCGATTTGAGGTATATCCTTGTCTTTCGGCTATCCTTGCTGTCCCTGTTTTTCCACCTATGATAAGCCCTTCTGTATAAGCCTTTCTTCCTGTTCCTTTTTTTATGGTAGAAATTAGAAGCTCTTGCATAATCCTAGCTGTTTGAGTGGATAAGATTTTCTCAGGTTTTGTATCGTTTAAATCAGTCCATTTTCCATTTTGATAAAATTTATCCCCAAGTCTTGGAGAGATATAAAAACCATCATTATTAAAAACATTATATGCTGCTAAAAGTTGAATAAAAGTTGTTTTTAGACCGTATCCATAGCTTAAAACAGATTTTTCAATTTCTCGTATTTTTTTAGGATTTGGCAATTCTCCTTTTTGCTCATAAGGAAGATCTATGCCACTTTTTTCACCAAATTTAAAAATTTTAAGCCCTGAAATAATCTCAAAATTATTCAATCTCTTAGCAATTTGTATCATACCTATATTTGAAGAATATATCATAATCTCCTCAGGACTCATTTTTGTAGCTGGGTGATCATCTTTTATAGTAAATCGTCCAAGCTTGTAAGCACCATTGTAAGTGTTAATACTCTCATCAAATTTAATCTTATTTACACTAAGAGCTGTGGCAAAGATAAAGGGTTTGATGACAGAGCCAGCCTCATAGCCATATTCTATGGCACTTGCATTAAGGACAGATAAGTCTTTACCGCGATTTTGTGGATCATATCTTCTTGAGCTTGCCAAAGCAACAATCCTACCCGTCTTACTTTCCATAACAGCAGCTAAAATTTCATTTGCCTTTAAATCAGCATTTTTTTTATCTATGGCTTTTTCTATGTTTTTTTGAAGTCTTAAAGATATGTTAATGTGAAGATTGCAACCATCAATCTTTCTTTTTTCAACTGAGTTTAAATTTAAAATGATATTGCCACCTATATCTTTTAAGCCTTGAATTTTTCCGTTTTGAAAGGCTAGCAAACACTCATCATAATACTTTTCCAAACCCTTCACGCCAACATTTTTAAGGATTAGGTTTTCTTCATCTAAAACACTTCTAGTATAACCTAGTGCAGGAGTTAAAGAATCAACGCCCATATAAGTGCGATCTTCTTTGTGTTCTATCACGCTAAGTCCTCTTGTTTCCACCTTATTATTGCTATTAGTAAAAGCTTTAAAAAAGCCTTGAACATAAAGCTTTTTAGCAAGCTCTCTAAGATAGCTAGCATGTTTTGAATCTAAATTTTGCAAGAGAATAAAATTATAAGATTTTGGTTTTTTAACGCTCATTCTTTTTTTAATATCTTGCATTTGGGCTTCGCTTGCCCCGCTATAAATTTGAAAAAGTTTTAAAAACAAATCAAGCTTGTTTTTGTTTATGCTTCTAAGATCGATCTCTGCTCTAAAAATTTCCTTAGAACTTGCAACTATAAAATTATCTTTTGTGATAATACTTCCCCTTAAAGCACTATCGTATTGGTCTTTTTCTGTGTTTGGGATATTGCGTTTTGAGGTAAGAAAAAAAGTAGAACTTAAAAAAATAAGCATAAAAAACACAGCCATAATAAAGGCAAAAGCAACCTTAGAGACTCTGTTCTTGCTTGTTTGAGGCATTATTAAATTTGTGTTCTTGTGATTTCTTTATAAGCGTTAATAGCTTTATTCCTCACTTCAAGCATAAATTTCATACTACTTTCAGCTTTATTTATGGCAATTGCTGCTTGATGCAAGTCTTTAACCTCACCGGTAGCAATATCTGCCATAGCTGCTTCTCCAGCCTTTTGGGTTTGATCTAGATCCTCGATAGAACCTTTTAAAAGCTTTGCAAACTCATCGCCTATGTTATTGTTATTAGAAGATTTATTTACATTGCTGGTATTTAAGCTTTGTCCTATTTTGTTTATTTCATTCATTTTCTTAACCTCTTAGTAATTCAATAGCACTATTTGCAATCGCTTTAGTATTATTAAAAGCTGCAACATTTGCTTGATAAGCCCTAGTTGCCTCTATCAAATCAGCCATTTCAATAACCGGATTGATATTTGGATAAGCCACATAACCCTCAGCATTCGCATCTGGGTGGCTTGGATCATATTTCATACGAAATTCCTTATCATCACGAACAACCTTATCAACAACAACACTCATAATACTAGGATCGGCATTTTTTTGTGCATCTTTATCATTGAGTGGGTTTTCGTATTCTAAAAGATTGTTATCTTCTTTAATTTGTTTGTTTAAAATTTCATTAAAATCAGTGGCTTTAAAAATAACCTCTCTTCTTCTATAAGGACCACCCTCAGCTGTTCTAGTTGTATTTGCATTAGCTATGTTAGAGCTTATAACATTAAGTCTAAATCTTTGAGCGCTAAGCCCATATCCACTGATATCAAAATCACTTAAATATGCCATTTCCTACTCCTTAACTAAGCTTTGAACTTGCATCAATGATAGATGTAAAAATGCTACCTTGTTTTCTTAAAACCCCATCAAGTGCTGTAACCATAGCAGTATTTTTACTCATCTCAGTTGTTTCCACATCAAGATCAACCGTATTAGCGTCATTTCTTGCTAAATGTCCATCTCTTAGATAGATAATAGACTTATTTGGATCTGGAAATTTCCAAGGCTCTTGATGTTTTTCACTTGTTTGTGCCATTTGAAGTTCTTTATTATCTTTTCTTTTAAAAATTTCATCAGCTCTTTTAACTAAAGCCGTTTCAAATTCTATATCCCTCGCTTTATAAAATGGAGTATCAACATTTGCAAGGTTTGAATTTATGAGCTGATTTCTTAAATTTCTCCCAGCTAAAGCTGAGGTTACAAGCTCTTTTGACTTAAATGGGTTGATCATTTTTGCTATCCTTAAAAATATCTTGACTACTCTCAAGCAAAAAGCATTCCAACTTTTTAAAACTTCTAAATTAAATAATTTTACTACAAGAAAGTTAAAAAATCAAGCCTCTTGGATTTATTTTTATAAAAAACAAGATATTTTAAAGTCCTCTTTGTGCTGCAACGGCTTTATTGTGATCATCTACATTTGTTGTAAAGATATGAAGTCCCGTTTTTTTATCTCTCATAAAATACAAATACTCAGTTTTTGCTGGGAAAATCGCTGCCTTGATCGCATTTAAAGAAACATTGCAAACAGCTTCTGCTGGAAGTCCTGCAAATTTGTAGGTATTATAAGAACTTTCATCATTTCTTATACGCTCTGGTGTGATTTTTGTATGCGAGTAAAGTCCGTAGTTTAAAGTGCCGTCCATTTGAAGCTTCATGCCTATTTTGAGTCTATTATAAATCACGCTTGCAACTATGGGCATCTCTTCGTTATTTGCGGCTTCTTTTTGTATCACTGAAGCTGTGATGACAAATTGATGCCATTTTTTTTCATTATATTCTCCAAAAATTTTTATCGCAGCCTTTTTACTTTGTTCAAAAGAATGAGCCAACAAAAGTTTAATAAGTAAATCCTCTTTTATGCCCTTAGGGATAGAATAAGTTTCAGGATAAAGCATACCCTCGCTAAATTTAGCCTGCTTTGAGTATTCTAAAAGTAATTTTTCCTCGCTTAAATTTAAATCTTTAGCTACCTGTTTTAAAAAATAAGCCGTTGTTTCTCCGGGTATTAAAATGATACTTTGCTCAGCTGCCTTTGCTGTTGTAAGCTTATGTAAAAATTCTACTCGGTTAAGCGGTGTTTGACCTATGTTTATCCAGCCTGATTGAGGATAGCCTAAAAAATACAAAATATATTTATCTATTTTGCTCATTTTATAATTATTGTTATCTAAATTTTGTATAATCTGTGAAATAGAACCTGAGGGAATATATACAACAGATTCGCTTTTAAAAGGCAAACTTAAATAGTAAAAAATTCCTATCAGTAAAATGAGAAAGAAATCTATCATGAAAAAAAATATATTGCGATATTTATTCATTGTTTTTATCATTTTTTTAGTCCTTTTTATTATCCTGAAAAATGGTTTTACCTTATCTATTATCCAAACACAATTTTTTCATCTTGAAGAATTATATATAAAATTAGATAAAAAACTTATAGTAAAAGCCAAAAAAATAGAAATTTTTACACAAGAACAAGATGAAAGCTTTAGCTCTAAAACTATGCTGGAATTGAGCCAAAACCTTGAATTTTTTTATAGTTTTTTTCAAGAAATCGACATAGAAAATTTACATCTTAAAAATCAAAATACTCGTTTGCGATTTATAAATGATGAGTTTATCATGGATAATGAGCATTTTTTCATACAACTTGGCTTAAATAGTGATAAAAACATGATCAAAGCCAATATTAACGATCTTTTCATCAAGGATTACAATGCAAGCTCTAAGGGAGAAATTTACATCGATATAGACAAGGAAAAATATACTTTTGTTGGAGATTTTAATTCCACTTCTTTGTATTTTGATTTTAATATTAGCTACACTAGCAATGAGATAAGCTACGATCTTGAAAATATAAACATCACTAATATCAACGCCGTTTTAGATAATCTCAAAAGTATAAATTTATCAAAAGGATTGGTTGATTGGCTTGGGACAAAGGCAAGAGCCGAGTTTTATCATTTTGATTTCTTAGAGGGCAAGGTAAGACAAATACGAAATAAATATCAAATTACTGATCTTAAAGCAAAGGCGTATGCTCAAAATCTCGATTTAAAACTTAAACCAAATATCCAGTCTATTATATTTCCATATGTGGATTTAATTTTAAATGGACAAAGGCTTGATTTCAAATTTGACAAGGCAAACTTTGGAAAATTTGATATCAGTCAAAGCAAGGTTTATATTTATGATATTTTAGAGCCTAAAAAAACGGGCATTCATATTAATATCATCTCAAATGAACTTTTACTTGATGATAAAATGCAAACCTTACTCAAAGAATACAAAATTAATGTTCCCTTACAACAACTTTCAGGAAAAATGGATACAAATTTTACTATCAATCTCCCTTTTGCTACAAAAAAAGGAACTTACGAGGGGGATTTTCATATCAATAAAACCAAGCTAGATATGGCTTCTTTTATGGTGGATAGTGGGGTGCTTACTTTAAAAAATACCGATCTTTCTATGCAAAATTTTAATATTTTCAATGATTTTTTAAAAGCAGATTTTAATGCAAGCTTAAATTTATCTTCAAAAAAAGGTATCTTTGATACTAATATCTCTCAAATTTATTTTAATAATCTTTTAAATTTAGAAAACAAACATCTTTTGCTTAATTTTTCTTATGATAATGAAGTGATTTTATACTCAAAAGATTTTGATTTAAGTATAAATTTCACCAAAGGCTTAAGTTTGCAAACACCAAGTTTAGAGAAATTTAAAGAATACTCACCCCTCATGCAAAAGCTTCAAATACAAGGTGCTGACTCTTTTTTGCTACAAACAAAAGACTATAAAAATTTCAATATCTTTCTTACAAATACCCATTTTAACCTACCCTTGTTTCAAAAAGATCAAAGTCCTTATAATCTTGATGATTTTATCATTAAGAAAAATGGAGATAATTTCAGCTTACAAAGTGCAAGTAAACATTTAAGTCTAAATTTCAAACCTGATAAAAAAGATATCATCGTAAAGGATCTTAGCCTAAAATATACTGATGAACTTAAATTTGATACGAATGAAACAAATATATCAAATTTAAGTATCCGAGCAACAAATTCGGGTATATACTTTAAGGATGAAAACTTTCATTTTGATCAATTTTATTTCTATACAAATAAAGAACTTTCAAATCTCAAAGCTTCAAGAAAAAATGCTCAATATGTCTTTGATAAACAAAATAATCACATGCTTTTTAAAGCTTTCAATCTCGATGATGAAATCATTAATGAGATTTTTAACAAAACCGTAGTTAAAGGCGGAAATTTCAATCTTTTCCTCGAAGGCAATGATCTTAAAGACTTTGAGGGAAGGATCTATCTTGGAAATACTTATCTTAAAGATCTAAAGCTTTATAATCAACTCATTTCCTTTATCGATACTATCCCTAGTTTATTAATGTTTAAATCCCCTACTTTCAACGAAAAAGGACTTAATATACAAAAAGGTGCGGTTTTACTAAAAAGAAAAGATGATATTATTTATATCACAGGCTTGAACTTAGACGGAGATAGTGTTGATATACTAGGCTCTGGTCAGATTAATCTCAAAGATGAAAGTATCTTTATAGAGCTTGAACTTAAGACACTAAAATCAGCCTCAGAAATTATCAATAAAGTGCCTATCATTAATCAAGTTTTATTAGGAAAAGATAGAGAAATTTCAACACGCATAGTAGTGGAAGGAAAATTAGATAATCCTAAATTTAAAACACAAGTGATTAAAGAAACCTTAAAATTACCTTTTAATATCCTAAAAAACATTGTTGAAGCTCCTTCGACATGGTTTAAATAAGCTTATAAAATGCTTAAAAATGTAAAAAAATGTAACATGAGGTATTTTTTTTCTCTAAAATCATAGTTTTTGTGTATAATTAACAGAAAAATTTTAAGATTTCTAAGGGACTACAATGACTTACACTCTTACAGATGAAAGCCCAGCTTTAGCTACTTATTCGTTTTTACCAATAGTTCGTGCCTTTTTAGCTCATGCAAATATCAAGATCAATACAGCCGATATTTCTTTATCAGGTCGTATTATCGCTACCTTTAGTGATGAACTAAAACCTGAACAAAGGATTGATGATGATTTATCAAAACTCGGAGAGTTGGTTCAAAGTCCAAACTGCATTTTAATAAAAACGCCAAATATTTCAGCTTCTATCCCTCAGCTTAAAGCAACGATAAAAGAATTGCAAGAAAAAGGTTATAATGTTCCTAATTATCCTGATGTTGCTAATACGGATAAAGAAAAGGAAATTTTAAACAAATATCAAAAGATATTAGGCTCAGCTGTAAATCCTGTTCTAAGACAGGGAAATTCTGATCGTCGTTGCTCATTTGCCGTAAAACAATATGCCAAATCTAATCCTTATAAAATCATTCCTTTTGATCCAAATTCTAAAACGAGAGTTTCTTATATGCCAAAAGCTGATTTTTTTGATAATGAAAAAGCTGTTTTAATTAAAGAAGATACAAGTGTAAATATCATTTTTATCAGCGATAATGGCGACACTAAGGTTTTCAAAGAAAATATTAAAGTTGAAAAAGATGAAATTTTAGACGCTACCTTTCTTAGTTGCGAAGAATTGCAAAAGTTTTATGAAGAACAAATTGCTCTATGCAAAAAAGAAGATATACTTTTTTCACTTCATTTAAAAGCTACTATGATGAAAGTAAGCGATCCTATCCTTTTTGGATATGCTGTGAAAGCATATTTTAAAGATTTATTTCATGAATTTAAAGAAGAATTAGATCAGCTTGGAGTAAATCCAAACAATGGCATAAGCGAACTCCTAGCAAAGATACAAAATTCTCCACTTAAAGATAAAATTCTTAACAAATATAATGAAATTCTTGATACAAATGCCCCAATTTCCATGGTCAATTCAGAAAAAGGCGTAACAAATTTACATGTTCCTAGCGATGTTATTGTTGATGCTTCTATGCCTGCTATGCTTAAAAATGGAGCAAAACTTTGGGATAAAAATGGAAAGGAAAAAGATACCAATGCTGTTATTCCTGATAAAACCTATGCGACTATTTATGAGGCTGTGCTTGAGGATTTACATAAAAATGGAACTCTAAATCCTAGTAAGCTTGGTAGCGTAAGTAATATAGGTCTTATGGCTAGAAAAGCTCAAGAGTATGGCTCTCATGATAAGACCTTTGTTGCTCCTGAAAATGGTACTTTTATTGTCCAAACACAAGCTCAAGAAAATCTCTTATCCTTTAAGCTTAAAAAAGGCGATATTTTCCGTATGAATGAAGCAAAAGCAAATGCGATTTTAAATTGGATTGATTTAGGCATAGAAAGAATGCAAATAACCGGAGATAAGGCTATATTTTGGCTTGATCCTCAAAGAGCGAGCAATAAAATTATGATTGATATTGTTAAAGAAAAATTAGCTCAAAAAAACCTTGAAAAAAGCGATCAAATCAGTATCTTAGCTCCAAAAGAAGCTTGCTTGGAAAGTTTAAAACTTATCAGAGAAGGTAAAAATGTGATTTCTATAACAGGCAATGTTTTACGCGATTATCTTACGGATTTATTCCCTATCTTAGAACTTGGAACAAGTGCTAAGATGCTTTCTATAGTGCCAATGCTTAGCGGTGGAGCTATGTTTGAAACAGGTGCAGGTGGAAGTGCGCCTAAACAAGTTGAACAACTCGTTGAAGAAAATCACTTGCGTTGGGATAGCTTGGGTGAATTTCTAGCCTTGCAAGCAGCACTTGAGTTTTATTCAAGAAAAAATGAATCTTACAAGGCTAAGGTCTTGGCAGAGTGCCTTGATGAAGCCATTGCTTCTTGGCTTGAAAAGGGCAAGACGCCTTCAAGAAAAGTTGGAGAAGATGACAATAGGACTAGTCATTATTATCTTGCAAGTTACTGGGCAAATGAGCTTGCAAGACAGGGAAATGAAAAGGAACTTCAAATGATCTTTCATGATATTGCTATGGAATTAAGCACAAAAGAAGATGAGATCAGAAAAGAATTTTTAGATGAACAAGGTAGAGCAGTTGATCTTGGAGGGTATTATAAATTTGATGATACGAAAGCTAATGCGGTTATGAGACCAAGTAAAACCTTCAATGATATCATAGAAAGACTAGCTCAATGAAAATCACCATCATTGGTCCTGGTAATGTTGGCTTAAGCATAGCCTATGCTTTGATTCTAAGAGAAAGTGTCAGCGAGCTTGTAATGATAGGGATAGAAAAAGAATCCCTCATAGCAAGAGATTTAGAGCTAGGACAAAGCATAGCTGCTTTAAATTTAGACATTAAGCTTACTTGCACTGAGGAGTACTCTTACAGCAAAGATAGTGATATAGTGATTTTTTGTGCTGGTGTTGCACGAAAGGATGGACAAAGCAGAGATGAGCTTTTGCAAACCAATAAAGAAATTATGCTTAAATGTGCTAAGCAAATCAAAAGATATGTAGAAAATCCCCTTTTTATCATACTTACAAATCCTGTTGATTCTTTACTTAATGTCTTATATGAAAGCCATCTTTTTGATTCTAAGAAAATCATAGCTATGGCAGGGACACTTGATAATGCTCGTTTTAAATATGAACTTGCAAAGAAATTTAAATGCAAAAGTTTTGATATAGACACCAAACTTATAGGCTTTCACAATGATGATATGGTTTTGTTAAAATCTTTATCAACTTGCAAAAATGAAAAAATTTCCACACTTTTAAATGAAGAAGAATTTGAAGATATTGAAAATGAGGTCAAAACAGGCGGTGCAAAGGTGATTAAACACCTTAAAGCTTCAGCTTATCTAGCTCCAGCTGCTGCTTGTGTAAGGATGATAGAAGGGATTCGCACAAGAGAGTTTTTACCTATGAGTGTGATTTTGCACGGAGAATTTGGGGTTCATAATAAAGCTTTTGGAGTTTTGGCTCGTTTAAGTTTAGATGGAGTGCTTGAAGTTTTGCCTCTAAATTTAAACGAGGCAGAAAAGCTAAGTATTGAAAAATCTTTAATCAAATACAAATACATTTAAGGAAAAAAAATGAGTGTTAATAATATGCCCGTTTGGGTGAATGAAAAGCGTTGCAAAGCCTGTAATATTTGCGTGAGTTACTGCCCTGCTGGGGTTTTGGCTATGAGAGATGATGTCAAT from the Campylobacter sp. MIT 99-7217 genome contains:
- the fliE gene encoding flagellar hook-basal body complex protein FliE, giving the protein MNEINKIGQSLNTSNVNKSSNNNNIGDEFAKLLKGSIEDLDQTQKAGEAAMADIATGEVKDLHQAAIAINKAESSMKFMLEVRNKAINAYKEITRTQI
- a CDS encoding AsmA-like C-terminal domain-containing protein yields the protein MKKNILRYLFIVFIIFLVLFIILKNGFTLSIIQTQFFHLEELYIKLDKKLIVKAKKIEIFTQEQDESFSSKTMLELSQNLEFFYSFFQEIDIENLHLKNQNTRLRFINDEFIMDNEHFFIQLGLNSDKNMIKANINDLFIKDYNASSKGEIYIDIDKEKYTFVGDFNSTSLYFDFNISYTSNEISYDLENINITNINAVLDNLKSINLSKGLVDWLGTKARAEFYHFDFLEGKVRQIRNKYQITDLKAKAYAQNLDLKLKPNIQSIIFPYVDLILNGQRLDFKFDKANFGKFDISQSKVYIYDILEPKKTGIHINIISNELLLDDKMQTLLKEYKINVPLQQLSGKMDTNFTINLPFATKKGTYEGDFHINKTKLDMASFMVDSGVLTLKNTDLSMQNFNIFNDFLKADFNASLNLSSKKGIFDTNISQIYFNNLLNLENKHLLLNFSYDNEVILYSKDFDLSINFTKGLSLQTPSLEKFKEYSPLMQKLQIQGADSFLLQTKDYKNFNIFLTNTHFNLPLFQKDQSPYNLDDFIIKKNGDNFSLQSASKHLSLNFKPDKKDIIVKDLSLKYTDELKFDTNETNISNLSIRATNSGIYFKDENFHFDQFYFYTNKELSNLKASRKNAQYVFDKQNNHMLFKAFNLDDEIINEIFNKTVVKGGNFNLFLEGNDLKDFEGRIYLGNTYLKDLKLYNQLISFIDTIPSLLMFKSPTFNEKGLNIQKGAVLLKRKDDIIYITGLNLDGDSVDILGSGQINLKDESIFIELELKTLKSASEIINKVPIINQVLLGKDREISTRIVVEGKLDNPKFKTQVIKETLKLPFNILKNIVEAPSTWFK
- the mltG gene encoding endolytic transglycosylase MltG; its protein translation is MIKTMNKYRNIFFFMIDFFLILLIGIFYYLSLPFKSESVVYIPSGSISQIIQNLDNNNYKMSKIDKYILYFLGYPQSGWINIGQTPLNRVEFLHKLTTAKAAEQSIILIPGETTAYFLKQVAKDLNLSEEKLLLEYSKQAKFSEGMLYPETYSIPKGIKEDLLIKLLLAHSFEQSKKAAIKIFGEYNEKKWHQFVITASVIQKEAANNEEMPIVASVIYNRLKIGMKLQMDGTLNYGLYSHTKITPERIRNDESSYNTYKFAGLPAEAVCNVSLNAIKAAIFPAKTEYLYFMRDKKTGLHIFTTNVDDHNKAVAAQRGL
- a CDS encoding NADP-dependent isocitrate dehydrogenase, with protein sequence MTYTLTDESPALATYSFLPIVRAFLAHANIKINTADISLSGRIIATFSDELKPEQRIDDDLSKLGELVQSPNCILIKTPNISASIPQLKATIKELQEKGYNVPNYPDVANTDKEKEILNKYQKILGSAVNPVLRQGNSDRRCSFAVKQYAKSNPYKIIPFDPNSKTRVSYMPKADFFDNEKAVLIKEDTSVNIIFISDNGDTKVFKENIKVEKDEILDATFLSCEELQKFYEEQIALCKKEDILFSLHLKATMMKVSDPILFGYAVKAYFKDLFHEFKEELDQLGVNPNNGISELLAKIQNSPLKDKILNKYNEILDTNAPISMVNSEKGVTNLHVPSDVIVDASMPAMLKNGAKLWDKNGKEKDTNAVIPDKTYATIYEAVLEDLHKNGTLNPSKLGSVSNIGLMARKAQEYGSHDKTFVAPENGTFIVQTQAQENLLSFKLKKGDIFRMNEAKANAILNWIDLGIERMQITGDKAIFWLDPQRASNKIMIDIVKEKLAQKNLEKSDQISILAPKEACLESLKLIREGKNVISITGNVLRDYLTDLFPILELGTSAKMLSIVPMLSGGAMFETGAGGSAPKQVEQLVEENHLRWDSLGEFLALQAALEFYSRKNESYKAKVLAECLDEAIASWLEKGKTPSRKVGEDDNRTSHYYLASYWANELARQGNEKELQMIFHDIAMELSTKEDEIRKEFLDEQGRAVDLGGYYKFDDTKANAVMRPSKTFNDIIERLAQ
- a CDS encoding peptidoglycan D,D-transpeptidase FtsI family protein: MPQTSKNRVSKVAFAFIMAVFFMLIFLSSTFFLTSKRNIPNTEKDQYDSALRGSIITKDNFIVASSKEIFRAEIDLRSINKNKLDLFLKLFQIYSGASEAQMQDIKKRMSVKKPKSYNFILLQNLDSKHASYLRELAKKLYVQGFFKAFTNSNNKVETRGLSVIEHKEDRTYMGVDSLTPALGYTRSVLDEENLILKNVGVKGLEKYYDECLLAFQNGKIQGLKDIGGNIILNLNSVEKRKIDGCNLHINISLRLQKNIEKAIDKKNADLKANEILAAVMESKTGRIVALASSRRYDPQNRGKDLSVLNASAIEYGYEAGSVIKPFIFATALSVNKIKFDESINTYNGAYKLGRFTIKDDHPATKMSPEEIMIYSSNIGMIQIAKRLNNFEIISGLKIFKFGEKSGIDLPYEQKGELPNPKKIREIEKSVLSYGYGLKTTFIQLLAAYNVFNNDGFYISPRLGDKFYQNGKWTDLNDTKPEKILSTQTARIMQELLISTIKKGTGRKAYTEGLIIGGKTGTARIAERQGYTSNRHNASFFGFVNDGKNSYTIGVLVRNPTKPYSYYAAQSALPMFKDVIDILVQEGFIELIK
- a CDS encoding malate dehydrogenase, yielding MKITIIGPGNVGLSIAYALILRESVSELVMIGIEKESLIARDLELGQSIAALNLDIKLTCTEEYSYSKDSDIVIFCAGVARKDGQSRDELLQTNKEIMLKCAKQIKRYVENPLFIILTNPVDSLLNVLYESHLFDSKKIIAMAGTLDNARFKYELAKKFKCKSFDIDTKLIGFHNDDMVLLKSLSTCKNEKISTLLNEEEFEDIENEVKTGGAKVIKHLKASAYLAPAAACVRMIEGIRTREFLPMSVILHGEFGVHNKAFGVLARLSLDGVLEVLPLNLNEAEKLSIEKSLIKYKYI
- the flgB gene encoding flagellar basal body rod protein FlgB, with protein sequence MINPFKSKELVTSALAGRNLRNQLINSNLANVDTPFYKARDIEFETALVKRADEIFKRKDNKELQMAQTSEKHQEPWKFPDPNKSIIYLRDGHLARNDANTVDLDVETTEMSKNTAMVTALDGVLRKQGSIFTSIIDASSKLS
- the flgC gene encoding flagellar basal body rod protein FlgC, whose product is MAYLSDFDISGYGLSAQRFRLNVISSNIANANTTRTAEGGPYRRREVIFKATDFNEILNKQIKEDNNLLEYENPLNDKDAQKNADPSIMSVVVDKVVRDDKEFRMKYDPSHPDANAEGYVAYPNINPVIEMADLIEATRAYQANVAAFNNTKAIANSAIELLRG